Proteins encoded in a region of the Streptomyces sp. PCS3-D2 genome:
- a CDS encoding cation:proton antiporter, which produces MPSADPLPALLVAVPAVILACQAGAAVCRRFGQPPVVGEIATGILLGPSLLGWIWPQAQQALFPASVLPYTSVLGQLGLLAFMFLVGLELDLKSLRGHTRVAVAVSQAGMLLPLVLGALLAIAMYDGFAPDGVGRMPFTLFMAVAMSITAFPVLARILTDRGLYGTPLGILAMACAAVDDVVAWCLLALVVALATAGSPMEAATTAGLAVAFTLFMLYAVRPLLARWAVRADRAGDAAVLVALFSGLSVSALATDLIGVHALFGAFLFGVVTPRTGGRIEVSAARLRAFTVPVLLPLFFVHTGLRTDLGSLTGSPGMWLWTGAILAVAFLGKWGGAAGAARACGRPWREALSIGAVLNCRGLTELVVLNVGLELGVIGPELFTMLVLMALVTTAVTSPALTRLRAREVTARDGVSAPPEGALSRP; this is translated from the coding sequence GTGCCGTCCGCTGACCCGCTGCCCGCACTGCTGGTCGCCGTTCCGGCCGTGATCCTCGCCTGCCAGGCGGGAGCCGCCGTCTGTCGCCGGTTCGGCCAGCCCCCGGTGGTGGGCGAGATCGCCACCGGCATCCTGCTGGGCCCGTCCCTGCTGGGCTGGATCTGGCCACAGGCCCAGCAGGCGCTGTTCCCCGCGTCCGTCCTGCCGTACACCTCGGTGCTCGGCCAACTCGGGCTGCTCGCCTTCATGTTCCTGGTCGGGCTGGAGCTCGACCTGAAGAGCCTGCGCGGCCACACCCGCGTCGCGGTGGCGGTGAGCCAGGCCGGGATGCTGCTGCCGCTGGTGCTGGGCGCGCTCCTCGCGATCGCGATGTACGACGGCTTCGCCCCGGACGGTGTGGGACGGATGCCGTTCACCCTGTTCATGGCAGTGGCCATGAGCATCACGGCCTTCCCGGTCCTGGCCCGCATCCTCACCGACCGGGGCCTGTACGGGACACCGCTCGGCATCCTCGCGATGGCCTGCGCGGCCGTGGACGACGTCGTCGCGTGGTGCCTGCTCGCCCTGGTCGTGGCCCTCGCCACGGCCGGGTCCCCGATGGAGGCGGCCACCACGGCCGGCCTCGCCGTGGCCTTCACCCTGTTCATGCTGTACGCGGTGCGGCCGCTGCTGGCCCGCTGGGCGGTCCGCGCCGACCGGGCCGGGGACGCCGCGGTCCTGGTGGCGCTCTTCAGCGGGCTGAGCGTGTCCGCGCTGGCCACCGACCTGATCGGCGTGCACGCGCTGTTCGGCGCCTTCCTCTTCGGCGTGGTCACCCCGCGCACCGGTGGGCGCATCGAGGTCTCTGCGGCCCGGCTGCGCGCCTTCACGGTGCCCGTTCTGCTGCCGCTGTTCTTCGTGCACACGGGCCTGCGCACCGACCTCGGCAGCCTGACGGGCTCGCCCGGGATGTGGCTCTGGACGGGCGCGATCCTGGCGGTGGCCTTCCTCGGCAAGTGGGGCGGCGCCGCGGGCGCGGCACGCGCCTGTGGAAGACCGTGGCGGGAGGCCCTGTCGATCGGCGCCGTGCTGAACTGCCGTGGGCTGACCGAGCTGGTGGTGCTCAACGTCGGGCTGGAACTCGGCGTCATCGGACCGGAGTTGTTCACCATGCTGGTGTTGATGGCGCTGGTGACGACGGCGGTCACCAGCCCGGCGCTGACCCGGCTGCGAGCCAGGGAGGTGACCGCGCGGGACGGGGTGTCGGCCCCGCCCGAGGGCGCGCTGTCCCGCCCCTGA
- a CDS encoding flavin reductase family protein: MPHRSAPHPAAPDESARGRRTDLRPFMAAFPSGVSIVTTLDSDTLPHGLTCSSVASVALDPPTIVVCVRAASPTLAVVLDQGAFALNLLHERARGASDLFASGAPDRFERVEWRLPLGAGGPHLTADAHAVADCAVVRTVGFGDHTAVFAEVHRVSVRDDPQPLLYGLRRYAQWSQAAAVPPPDARLDPAAALHPGAPEGDARAVR; encoded by the coding sequence ATGCCCCACCGCTCCGCGCCCCATCCCGCCGCGCCGGACGAGTCCGCCAGAGGCCGCCGCACGGACCTCCGGCCCTTCATGGCGGCCTTCCCCAGCGGGGTGTCCATCGTGACCACTCTGGATTCGGACACCCTGCCCCACGGCCTGACCTGCAGTTCCGTCGCGAGTGTCGCGCTCGACCCGCCCACCATCGTGGTGTGCGTCCGGGCGGCGAGCCCCACTCTCGCGGTGGTCCTCGACCAGGGGGCCTTCGCCCTCAACCTGCTGCACGAGCGCGCCCGGGGTGCTTCCGACCTGTTCGCCTCGGGCGCACCCGACCGCTTCGAGCGCGTCGAGTGGCGGCTGCCCCTGGGGGCGGGCGGGCCGCACCTGACCGCGGACGCGCACGCCGTCGCGGACTGTGCCGTCGTCAGGACCGTCGGCTTCGGCGACCACACGGCCGTGTTCGCCGAGGTCCACCGGGTGAGCGTACGGGACGATCCGCAGCCCCTGTTGTACGGCCTGCGCCGCTACGCGCAGTGGTCGCAGGCGGCCGCGGTCCCGCCGCCGGACGCCCGCCTCGACCCGGCCGCCGCCCTGCACCCCGGCGCTCCCGAAGGAGACGCCCGTGCCGTCCGCTGA
- a CDS encoding tryptophan halogenase family protein — MTSTDTRLQKVVILGGGTAGWMTAAYLGKALQGTVDITVLEAPTIPRIGVGEATVPNLQRSFFDYLGIAEDEWMRECNASFKMAVRFVNWRTDGQGESTARELPGGGPDHFYHPFGLLPDYDQTPLSHYWFKRKYEGRTTEPFDYACFREPPVMDAMKAPRWLDGRPATRYAWHFDAQLVADFLRRFATEKQGVNHVQDEMVRAEQDSRGHVTTLHTKGGLALDADLFVDCSGFRGLLINQAMQEPFIDMSDHLLCDSAVATAVPHDDEANGVEPYTSAIAMSSGWAWKIPMLGRFGTGYVYSSKFTDQDAATREFADMWGLDVEETKFNHIRFRVGRNRRAWVKNVVSIGLSSCFLEPLESTGIYFITAAIYQLAKHFPDKTFNEGLIDSFNHEIEVMFDDTRDFIQAHFFYAPRNDTPFWQANKKLVLPDNIKQKISAYKAGLPINSPITDESTYYGNFEAEFRNFWTNGSYYCIFAGLGLEPDAPLPTLAHRPESVAGAEPLFDTVKRQQQNLLETLPSAYDYLRQLHGA, encoded by the coding sequence ATGACCAGCACCGACACCCGGCTTCAGAAGGTCGTCATCCTGGGAGGCGGCACGGCCGGCTGGATGACGGCCGCGTATCTCGGCAAGGCGCTCCAGGGAACGGTCGACATCACCGTCCTGGAGGCCCCGACGATCCCGCGCATCGGGGTCGGCGAGGCCACCGTGCCCAACCTCCAGCGTTCGTTCTTCGACTACCTGGGGATCGCCGAGGACGAGTGGATGCGGGAGTGCAACGCCAGCTTCAAGATGGCCGTGCGCTTCGTGAACTGGCGCACCGACGGGCAGGGCGAGTCGACGGCCCGGGAGCTGCCGGGCGGCGGCCCGGACCACTTCTACCACCCCTTCGGGCTGCTGCCCGACTACGACCAGACGCCGCTGTCGCACTACTGGTTCAAGCGCAAGTACGAGGGCCGCACCACCGAGCCGTTCGACTACGCCTGCTTCCGCGAGCCCCCCGTGATGGACGCGATGAAGGCGCCGCGCTGGCTCGACGGTCGCCCGGCGACCCGGTACGCCTGGCACTTCGACGCCCAGCTGGTGGCCGACTTCCTGCGCCGCTTCGCCACCGAGAAGCAGGGCGTCAACCACGTGCAGGACGAGATGGTGCGGGCCGAGCAGGACTCCCGCGGACACGTGACGACACTGCACACCAAGGGCGGACTGGCGCTGGACGCCGACCTGTTCGTGGACTGCTCGGGCTTCCGCGGGCTGCTGATCAACCAGGCGATGCAGGAGCCGTTCATCGACATGAGCGACCACCTGCTGTGCGACAGCGCGGTGGCCACGGCCGTCCCGCACGACGACGAGGCGAACGGGGTGGAGCCGTACACCTCGGCCATCGCCATGTCGTCGGGCTGGGCGTGGAAGATCCCCATGCTGGGCCGCTTCGGCACCGGCTACGTGTACTCCAGCAAGTTCACCGACCAGGACGCCGCCACCCGCGAGTTCGCCGACATGTGGGGCCTGGACGTCGAGGAGACGAAGTTCAACCACATCCGCTTCCGGGTCGGCCGCAACCGCCGAGCGTGGGTGAAGAACGTCGTCAGCATCGGCCTGTCGTCCTGCTTCCTGGAGCCGCTGGAGTCGACCGGCATCTACTTCATCACGGCCGCGATCTACCAGCTGGCCAAGCACTTCCCGGACAAGACCTTCAACGAGGGTCTGATCGACAGCTTCAACCACGAGATCGAGGTGATGTTCGACGACACCCGCGACTTCATCCAGGCGCACTTCTTCTACGCGCCGCGCAACGACACGCCGTTCTGGCAGGCCAACAAGAAGCTCGTGCTGCCGGACAACATCAAGCAGAAGATCTCCGCCTACAAGGCGGGTCTGCCCATCAACTCCCCGATCACCGACGAGTCCACCTACTACGGCAACTTCGAGGCGGAGTTCCGCAACTTCTGGACCAACGGCAGCTACTACTGCATCTTCGCCGGCCTCGGCCTGGAGCCGGACGCCCCGCTGCCCACCCTCGCGCACCGGCCCGAATCGGTGGCCGGCGCCGAGCCGCTCTTCGACACCGTCAAGCGCCAGCAGCAGAACCTGCTGGAGACCCTCCCCAGCGCGTACGACTACCTGCGCCAACTGCACGGCGCGTAA
- a CDS encoding BTAD domain-containing putative transcriptional regulator yields the protein MTTAATEKAGPAVRVRFLGDFELTVNGTPVRRWRAGKARGLFQYLVVHRGQMLTRDRLYASLWPGTDSTAGSSLKVAAHALRRVLDAHPDRPGDSGIQLVYRDFGYVLHVAGLWCDLDRFQELVHAGLRAATAGDTALARTRLRAAIALYGGEFLRGESADWVVEQREYLRALVLRALGVLRADAEEREDFVELIELCKRTLEIDRHHEETYRALMAAHGRRGELACVRRWYELCARRLRDELAVAPGAETQRLLRSLIPAAARSAAPAPASVGGAPATVRALRPAGRQPGTPPWTAEVRTTVTLARPVRRARPDTRAPAVLARTADPATA from the coding sequence ATGACCACCGCAGCGACCGAGAAAGCGGGGCCGGCGGTACGCGTCCGCTTCCTGGGCGATTTCGAGCTGACCGTGAACGGCACCCCCGTGCGGCGCTGGCGCGCCGGCAAGGCCCGCGGCCTCTTCCAGTACCTGGTGGTCCACCGCGGCCAGATGCTCACCCGCGACCGGCTCTACGCGTCCCTGTGGCCCGGCACCGACAGCACCGCGGGCAGCTCGCTCAAGGTCGCCGCCCACGCCCTGCGCCGGGTGCTCGACGCCCACCCCGACCGGCCCGGGGACTCCGGGATCCAGCTGGTCTACCGCGACTTCGGCTACGTCCTGCACGTCGCCGGCCTGTGGTGCGACCTCGACCGCTTCCAGGAACTCGTGCACGCCGGCCTGCGGGCCGCCACCGCCGGCGACACCGCGCTCGCCCGGACCCGGCTGCGGGCCGCGATCGCCCTCTACGGCGGGGAGTTCCTGCGCGGCGAGAGCGCCGACTGGGTCGTCGAACAGCGCGAGTACCTCCGGGCGCTGGTGCTGCGGGCACTGGGCGTGCTGCGCGCCGACGCCGAGGAACGCGAGGACTTCGTGGAGCTCATCGAGCTCTGCAAGCGCACCCTGGAGATCGACCGCCACCACGAGGAGACCTACCGCGCGCTGATGGCCGCCCACGGCCGGCGCGGCGAGCTGGCCTGCGTACGCCGCTGGTACGAGCTGTGCGCCCGCCGGCTGCGCGACGAGCTGGCGGTGGCGCCGGGCGCGGAGACCCAGCGGCTGCTGCGCTCCCTGATCCCGGCCGCCGCCCGCAGCGCCGCTCCGGCACCGGCCTCCGTCGGCGGCGCCCCCGCCACGGTCCGCGCGCTGCGGCCGGCAGGGCGCCAGCCCGGAACGCCCCCGTGGACCGCGGAGGTCCGTACGACCGTCACCCTGGCCCGCCCCGTCCGCAGGGCCAGGCCCGACACCCGGGCCCCGGCCGTCCTGGCCCGCACCGCGGACCCCGCGACCGCGTGA
- a CDS encoding aldehyde dehydrogenase family protein translates to MPPRYTDQWIGGAWVASDTDGRLVVTDPATERALATVPAGTARDADLAARAAAAAFEGWAATPLRERTALLRRVVEAMEARADRFAEVITAEVGAPTRMARHTHVGLSLGMAAHCVETAASYSFEERVGHSLVVREAAGVAACITPWNTPLLLTVQKILPALAAGCTVVHKPSEITPLHARLLAEAIAEADLPPGVFNMVVGTGDTVGTALVAHPLVDVVSLTGSTRAGRDVSALGADRLKRVHLELGGKNASLVLDDADLAPAVAATVDQMLFNTGQTCLQWSRLLVPRERQDEAVELAVRAMDGYVTGDPRDPATDLGPLVSAAAHARVTAYIRRGAEEGGARLVHGGPDRPTGLDTGYYVRPTVFADVDPLTTIAQEEIFGPVLSVIPYDDAEQAVRIVNGTRYGLHGAVWSGDDARAQRMARRFRSGLVDVNGGQFNPAAPFGGFKQSGIGRECGTAGLEAFLETKSMQLPQGAGDQVVGPRLRATEAARPVDTERNDG, encoded by the coding sequence CTGCCGCCCCGTTACACCGACCAGTGGATCGGCGGCGCCTGGGTCGCCTCCGACACCGACGGCCGCCTCGTGGTGACCGACCCCGCCACCGAGCGCGCCCTGGCCACCGTGCCCGCCGGCACCGCCCGGGACGCCGACCTCGCCGCCCGCGCGGCCGCCGCGGCCTTCGAGGGCTGGGCTGCCACCCCGCTGCGCGAACGCACCGCTCTGCTGCGCAGGGTCGTCGAGGCCATGGAGGCACGGGCCGACCGCTTCGCCGAGGTCATCACCGCCGAGGTGGGCGCGCCCACCCGGATGGCCCGCCACACCCACGTCGGGCTCTCCCTCGGCATGGCCGCGCACTGCGTCGAGACCGCCGCCTCCTACTCCTTCGAGGAGCGCGTGGGCCACTCGCTCGTCGTGCGCGAGGCGGCGGGGGTCGCCGCTTGCATCACCCCGTGGAACACCCCGCTGCTGCTCACCGTGCAGAAGATCCTCCCGGCGCTCGCGGCCGGCTGCACCGTGGTGCACAAGCCGAGCGAGATCACCCCGCTGCACGCCCGGCTGTTGGCCGAGGCCATCGCCGAGGCGGACCTGCCGCCCGGGGTCTTCAACATGGTCGTCGGCACCGGCGACACCGTCGGGACCGCGCTGGTCGCCCATCCGCTGGTCGACGTCGTCTCCCTGACCGGTTCCACCCGGGCCGGACGCGACGTCTCCGCGCTCGGCGCCGACCGCCTCAAGCGCGTCCACCTCGAACTCGGCGGCAAGAACGCCAGCCTCGTCCTCGACGACGCGGACCTGGCCCCGGCCGTCGCCGCCACCGTCGACCAGATGCTCTTCAACACCGGCCAGACCTGCCTGCAGTGGAGCCGGCTGCTGGTGCCGCGCGAGCGCCAGGACGAGGCCGTGGAGCTCGCCGTCCGGGCCATGGACGGCTACGTCACCGGCGACCCGCGCGACCCCGCGACCGATCTCGGCCCGCTGGTGTCCGCGGCCGCGCACGCCCGTGTCACCGCGTACATCCGCCGCGGCGCCGAGGAAGGCGGAGCCCGTCTGGTCCACGGCGGCCCCGACCGGCCCACCGGCCTCGACACCGGCTACTACGTCCGGCCGACGGTCTTCGCCGACGTCGACCCGCTCACCACGATCGCCCAGGAGGAGATCTTCGGGCCGGTGCTGTCCGTCATCCCCTACGACGACGCGGAGCAGGCCGTCCGGATCGTCAACGGCACCCGCTACGGGCTGCACGGCGCGGTCTGGTCCGGCGACGACGCCCGCGCCCAGCGGATGGCGCGCCGCTTCCGCTCCGGCCTGGTCGACGTGAACGGCGGCCAGTTCAACCCGGCCGCACCGTTCGGCGGGTTCAAGCAGTCCGGGATCGGCCGAGAGTGCGGCACCGCCGGGCTGGAGGCCTTCCTGGAGACCAAGTCGATGCAGCTCCCGCAGGGCGCGGGGGACCAGGTGGTGGGCCCGCGGCTGCGGGCCACCGAGGCCGCCCGCCCCGTGGACACCGAGAGGAACGACGGATGA
- a CDS encoding non-ribosomal peptide synthetase produces MTEPLAGPPGANAPGGLPPLFARLERWTREQPNETAVKAVDGNLTYAALTARTARYAAALARAGVGPETSVGLLLGRSRESVPALLAVWSLGGTAVPLDPGHPVERLGGVLRDAGAAVLVATGVPAGLEAGGTELLTPREVRRGAPGALAVSPPAPDNCAYLIYTSGTTGRPKGVEVTYRGLDTFVEALRGLGLPPGGLGLNAVSPAFDGWLWCTLLYLVHGQGVALTDLSLDGLRQAAAEGREPLPAGLRTVSLTPSLLAAHGAGLDSAEVVVVAGEACPAALAERFARDRRLLNVYGPTEVTIAATWADSRRGDDVTGIGRPLPGYRAYVLDEELRPVPAGAEGELYLGGPAVARGYRGRPGLTASRFLPDPFQGGGTRMYRTGDVVVRRDGGELEYRGRRDDQVKIRGHRIELGEIERVAAELPEVVAAACCPLASGQALGLAVVAAPGVDDPDGLAGRVVERCRKQLPAAAVPGTVRVLDRIPTLTTGKADRVALARALEQPEDGAGSGSAGDGAVSASERTVMTVWAEVLATEVPGPESDFFDLGGHSLAAARAVSELRRATGLRVGLGALLARPTVTDVAAEIDRLAAEQGGSAADAAGAAEGA; encoded by the coding sequence ATGACCGAGCCCCTCGCCGGGCCGCCCGGGGCGAACGCCCCGGGCGGGCTCCCGCCGCTGTTCGCCCGCCTGGAACGGTGGACCCGCGAACAGCCGAACGAGACCGCGGTCAAGGCCGTGGACGGGAATCTCACCTACGCCGCGCTGACCGCCCGCACCGCCCGGTACGCCGCCGCCCTCGCCCGCGCCGGAGTCGGCCCGGAGACCTCGGTCGGGCTCCTGCTGGGACGTTCCCGGGAGAGCGTGCCCGCCCTCCTCGCCGTCTGGAGCCTGGGTGGGACCGCCGTACCGCTGGACCCCGGGCACCCCGTGGAACGCCTCGGCGGCGTACTGCGCGACGCCGGGGCCGCGGTCCTGGTCGCCACCGGGGTGCCCGCCGGCCTGGAAGCGGGCGGGACCGAACTCCTGACCCCCCGCGAGGTCCGCCGCGGCGCCCCCGGGGCACTCGCCGTGTCCCCGCCCGCCCCCGACAACTGCGCCTACCTCATCTACACCTCCGGAACCACCGGCCGTCCCAAGGGCGTCGAGGTCACCTACCGCGGCCTGGACACCTTCGTCGAGGCCCTCCGCGGACTCGGCCTGCCGCCCGGCGGTCTGGGCCTCAACGCCGTCTCGCCCGCCTTCGACGGCTGGCTCTGGTGCACCCTCCTCTACCTCGTGCACGGCCAGGGGGTGGCCCTCACCGACCTCTCCCTCGACGGACTGCGGCAGGCCGCGGCGGAGGGCCGTGAGCCGCTGCCCGCCGGACTGCGCACCGTCTCCCTCACACCGTCGCTGCTCGCCGCCCACGGCGCGGGACTCGACTCCGCCGAGGTGGTCGTCGTCGCCGGGGAGGCCTGCCCGGCCGCTCTGGCCGAGCGGTTCGCCCGGGACCGCCGCCTGCTCAACGTGTACGGGCCGACGGAGGTGACCATCGCCGCCACCTGGGCCGACAGTCGACGAGGGGACGACGTGACCGGAATCGGACGACCGCTGCCCGGCTACCGGGCGTACGTGCTGGACGAGGAGCTGCGGCCGGTGCCCGCGGGTGCCGAGGGCGAGCTCTACCTGGGCGGGCCCGCCGTCGCCCGCGGCTACCGGGGCCGCCCCGGCCTGACCGCCAGCCGCTTCCTGCCCGATCCCTTCCAGGGCGGCGGCACCCGCATGTACCGCACCGGCGACGTGGTGGTCCGCCGCGACGGCGGCGAACTGGAGTACCGGGGCCGCCGGGACGACCAGGTCAAGATCCGCGGCCACCGCATCGAGCTCGGCGAGATCGAGCGCGTCGCCGCAGAACTCCCCGAGGTCGTCGCCGCCGCCTGCTGCCCGCTGGCCTCGGGACAGGCCCTCGGCCTCGCCGTCGTCGCCGCCCCCGGCGTCGACGACCCGGACGGGCTCGCCGGCCGGGTCGTCGAACGCTGCCGCAAGCAGCTGCCCGCCGCGGCGGTACCGGGCACGGTGCGGGTACTGGACCGGATCCCGACCCTGACCACCGGCAAGGCCGACCGGGTGGCGCTGGCCCGGGCCCTGGAGCAGCCGGAAGACGGCGCCGGAAGCGGCTCGGCCGGGGACGGCGCGGTGAGTGCGAGCGAGCGCACCGTGATGACGGTCTGGGCCGAGGTGCTCGCCACCGAGGTCCCCGGCCCCGAGTCGGACTTCTTCGACCTCGGCGGTCACTCCCTGGCGGCCGCCCGAGCGGTCTCCGAGCTGCGCCGTGCCACCGGACTGCGGGTCGGCCTCGGTGCGCTCCTGGCCCGGCCGACGGTCACCGACGTCGCCGCCGAGATCGACCGGCTGGCGGCCGAACAGGGCGGGTCCGCAGCCGATGCGGCCGGCGCCGCCGAAGGGGCGTAG
- a CDS encoding thioesterase II family protein — MGTWISTWTAEPADPALPVLLCLPPAGAGCQQFRAWQPALDGTAQVYGVQLPGRENRWREPMPDTFDEAVEAIAVELVSVVGNRPLIVFGHSFGGLLGYEVSRRVTPRALVVSGCRAPGHWTGAGRGIVDDGEELDKLFDTADLDPRLLDEDTRALMVGMLRKDAQLSLSYVHQPGTRLSVPVHAWGADGDETVSAAELDGWAEVTTAAFTRHSTTGGHHAVLRRPQPVLDHLTALLRGEGAPLAPTA; from the coding sequence ATGGGCACCTGGATCTCCACCTGGACGGCGGAGCCCGCCGACCCGGCCCTGCCGGTACTGCTCTGCCTGCCCCCCGCCGGGGCCGGCTGCCAGCAGTTCCGCGCCTGGCAGCCCGCGCTCGACGGCACCGCGCAGGTGTACGGCGTACAGCTGCCGGGCCGCGAGAACCGCTGGCGGGAGCCGATGCCGGACACCTTCGACGAAGCCGTCGAGGCCATCGCGGTCGAACTGGTGTCCGTCGTCGGGAACCGGCCGCTGATCGTCTTCGGCCACAGTTTCGGCGGCCTCCTCGGCTACGAGGTGTCTCGCCGGGTCACCCCGCGGGCCCTGGTGGTCAGTGGCTGTCGGGCCCCCGGCCACTGGACCGGCGCCGGACGCGGCATCGTCGACGACGGCGAGGAGCTGGACAAGCTCTTCGACACGGCCGACCTCGACCCGCGGCTGCTCGACGAGGACACCCGGGCCCTGATGGTCGGGATGCTCCGCAAGGACGCCCAGCTCTCCCTGAGCTATGTCCACCAGCCGGGCACCCGCCTGTCCGTGCCCGTCCACGCCTGGGGCGCCGATGGCGACGAGACCGTCAGCGCGGCCGAACTGGACGGCTGGGCGGAGGTCACCACCGCTGCCTTCACCCGGCACAGCACCACCGGCGGACACCATGCCGTACTGCGCCGCCCGCAGCCCGTACTGGACCACTTGACCGCCCTGTTGCGTGGCGAGGGCGCCCCCCTCGCCCCGACCGCCTGA
- a CDS encoding MbtH family NRPS accessory protein, which translates to MTPARTHRPSPEDTVPTTHQVLVNHEGQYALYPATRETPDGWTPAGFDGTEDECAAFVDAHWPDTRPFSLRGA; encoded by the coding sequence CTGACACCCGCCCGCACCCATCGGCCGAGTCCGGAGGACACCGTGCCCACCACCCACCAGGTCCTCGTGAACCACGAGGGGCAGTACGCGCTGTACCCCGCCACGCGCGAGACGCCCGACGGCTGGACGCCGGCCGGCTTCGACGGCACCGAGGACGAATGCGCCGCCTTCGTCGACGCCCACTGGCCCGACACCCGCCCGTTCAGCCTGCGAGGAGCCTGA
- a CDS encoding cytochrome P450: protein MEIDLLDPGPFGRNDFWPTFTWLRANAPVHWHPEPGSDDGGFWALSRHRDIMKVYADSDTFLSGRGMRLGSDPAAVAAVAQRMLIVSDVPHHTRLKRALGQAFGPQQMPRLEALVEQVVADLVTEAAECDELDFIDLAKQLPNRVVCAILGIPRADWSWIGALTTDAFDSPDEAVRSSAHSEIFLYFIELLAERRVRPGDDLVSQIAHDTLVDEGDGSERPLSDHEIVFNLNGVLSGANETTRYSAAGAVHMFAEHPDQWRLLRGLGPDGIAPAVEEILRWTTPGVHALRTAARDTEINGIPIAEGARVTLWNVSANRDEDVFADPHSFRVDRRPNRHVAFGHGRHLCLGARLARFELGALLTEMLAVLDGFELTGPATFNSSNFTWGINSLPVRLLRSRAFAK, encoded by the coding sequence ATGGAGATCGACCTGCTCGACCCGGGCCCCTTCGGCCGCAACGACTTCTGGCCGACGTTCACCTGGCTGCGCGCCAACGCGCCGGTGCACTGGCACCCCGAGCCCGGCAGCGACGACGGCGGCTTCTGGGCGCTGAGCCGGCACCGCGACATCATGAAGGTCTACGCCGACAGCGACACCTTCCTGTCGGGCCGCGGGATGCGGCTGGGCAGCGACCCCGCCGCCGTCGCCGCGGTCGCCCAGCGGATGCTCATCGTCTCCGACGTCCCGCACCACACCCGCCTCAAGCGGGCCCTCGGACAGGCCTTCGGCCCGCAGCAGATGCCGCGCCTGGAGGCCCTCGTCGAGCAGGTCGTCGCCGACCTGGTCACCGAGGCCGCCGAATGCGACGAACTGGACTTCATCGACCTCGCCAAGCAGCTGCCCAACCGGGTGGTCTGTGCCATTCTGGGCATTCCGCGCGCCGACTGGTCCTGGATCGGCGCCCTGACCACCGACGCCTTCGACTCCCCGGACGAAGCGGTGCGCAGCAGCGCCCACTCGGAGATCTTCCTGTACTTCATCGAGCTGCTCGCCGAGCGCCGGGTCCGCCCCGGCGACGACCTGGTCAGCCAGATCGCCCACGACACGCTCGTGGACGAGGGCGACGGCAGCGAACGGCCGCTCAGCGACCACGAGATCGTCTTCAACCTCAACGGCGTCCTGTCCGGAGCCAACGAGACCACCCGCTACTCGGCGGCCGGCGCGGTCCACATGTTCGCCGAGCACCCCGACCAGTGGCGGCTGCTGCGCGGTCTGGGACCCGACGGAATCGCCCCGGCGGTCGAGGAGATCCTGCGCTGGACCACGCCCGGGGTGCACGCCCTGCGCACCGCCGCCCGCGACACCGAGATCAACGGGATCCCCATCGCCGAGGGCGCCCGCGTGACCCTGTGGAACGTCTCGGCCAACCGGGACGAGGACGTCTTCGCCGACCCGCACTCCTTCCGCGTCGACCGCCGCCCCAACCGGCACGTCGCCTTCGGGCACGGCCGTCACCTCTGCCTGGGTGCCCGCCTCGCCCGCTTCGAACTCGGCGCCCTGCTCACCGAGATGCTCGCCGTACTGGACGGGTTCGAACTGACCGGTCCCGCCACCTTCAACTCGTCCAACTTCACCTGGGGGATCAACAGTCTCCCCGTGCGGCTGCTGCGCAGCCGAGCCTTCGCGAAGTAA